A part of Pyramidobacter porci genomic DNA contains:
- a CDS encoding ABC transporter ATP-binding protein: protein MSSSLLTVRHLKKYFKTPHGMLHAVDDVSFEIPQGKTLGVVGESGCGKSTLGRTIIRLQEPTSGEVFFDGRDVSSLNAKELWAQRQEMQMIFQDPFSSLNPRMTISQIIEEPLILYDLYPDFRTRQKEVARLMDTVGLARRLYNAYPHELDGGRRQRIGVARALALKPRFIVCDEPVSALDVSIQAQILNLLQDLQQQMNLTYLFITHDLSVVYHISDEIMVMYLGQVIEKAPTEILFDRPLHPYTQALLSAIPEPSLHNRRERRLIRGELTSPIEPSPECRFARRCPEAMDECCHNKTCLCEAEPDHYVACFRYGLKLV from the coding sequence ATGAGTTCTTCTCTATTAACTGTCCGGCACCTGAAAAAATATTTCAAGACGCCGCATGGGATGCTTCATGCTGTTGACGATGTAAGTTTCGAAATTCCACAGGGAAAGACGCTGGGCGTGGTTGGCGAATCCGGTTGCGGTAAGAGTACGCTTGGCCGTACCATTATCAGGCTCCAAGAACCTACGAGCGGAGAGGTCTTCTTTGATGGTCGCGATGTGAGTTCCCTGAATGCGAAGGAGCTTTGGGCACAGCGCCAGGAGATGCAGATGATTTTTCAGGATCCGTTTTCATCTCTCAATCCGCGTATGACGATCAGCCAGATAATTGAAGAGCCTCTTATTCTGTATGACCTGTATCCGGATTTCAGGACGCGCCAAAAGGAGGTCGCCCGTCTTATGGACACGGTCGGTCTTGCGCGGAGACTGTATAATGCGTATCCTCATGAACTTGACGGCGGCCGCCGGCAGCGCATCGGTGTTGCCCGCGCCTTGGCGCTGAAACCTCGTTTCATTGTATGTGATGAGCCGGTATCGGCTCTTGACGTATCGATTCAAGCGCAGATTCTGAACCTTTTGCAGGATCTTCAGCAGCAAATGAACCTCACCTATTTGTTTATCACGCATGACCTGAGCGTTGTCTACCATATCTCGGACGAGATTATGGTAATGTACCTGGGGCAGGTGATCGAGAAAGCCCCGACAGAGATTCTTTTTGATAGGCCGCTCCATCCCTATACTCAAGCTCTTCTATCTGCCATTCCCGAGCCCAGTCTGCACAATCGGCGCGAACGTCGTTTGATCCGCGGCGAACTGACGTCTCCAATTGAACCGTCGCCTGAATGCCGTTTTGCGAGACGTTGTCCTGAAGCTATGGACGAGTGCTGTCATAATAAAACTTGCTTGTGCGAAGCTGAGCCGGACCATTATGTCGCATGTTTCCGTTACGGTCTGAAGTTGGTATAG
- a CDS encoding ABC transporter ATP-binding protein has translation MNQQNIPYALDIRNLYVEFSSRRRTAYAVNGLDLRIPKGCTLGLVGETGAGKTTTALAVLNLIPQPAGRVTRGSISVNGRYVFNDDGNGGSRVCMTERDLEHLRGKSVSMIFQDPMTSLNPVLTVEFQIAEVIEAHEDVSRAEAIRRAGEALEQVGIPRERGKEYPYQFSGGMKQRVVIAMALACNPELLIADEPTTALDVTIQAQVLDMMKKLREKNGTSMLMITHDLGIVADVCDLVSVIYAGRVVEHGTLEDVFDHTLHPYTRGLFDSLPKMNSRKDRLKPIKGLMPDPSKRAVGCALAERCDYAVPRCFLERPAILRRTDEHVVACHLYTSENIVQGGVLK, from the coding sequence ATGAATCAGCAGAATATACCTTATGCGCTTGATATCCGGAATCTTTATGTTGAATTTTCCTCACGGCGTCGAACAGCCTATGCTGTGAACGGCTTGGATTTAAGGATCCCCAAAGGCTGTACGCTGGGGCTTGTCGGTGAGACCGGCGCAGGCAAAACAACAACGGCCCTGGCTGTATTGAACCTTATTCCTCAACCTGCTGGCAGGGTGACGAGAGGGAGTATCTCCGTGAATGGCAGATACGTGTTCAATGATGATGGCAATGGGGGCAGCCGCGTCTGCATGACAGAACGCGATTTGGAACATCTGCGAGGCAAATCTGTCTCGATGATCTTCCAGGATCCAATGACATCGCTTAATCCGGTTCTGACGGTGGAGTTTCAGATTGCTGAGGTGATCGAGGCTCACGAGGATGTTTCGCGGGCGGAAGCGATTCGTCGGGCGGGTGAGGCGCTGGAACAGGTAGGAATACCTCGGGAACGCGGAAAGGAATACCCTTACCAGTTCTCAGGTGGTATGAAACAGCGCGTTGTGATTGCCATGGCGCTAGCCTGCAATCCCGAGCTTCTGATTGCTGACGAACCGACGACGGCGCTCGACGTGACAATTCAGGCGCAGGTGCTTGATATGATGAAGAAACTTCGTGAGAAGAACGGCACGTCTATGCTGATGATTACACATGACCTTGGCATTGTGGCGGATGTGTGCGATCTTGTGTCGGTTATCTATGCTGGTCGCGTCGTTGAACACGGTACGTTGGAAGACGTGTTTGATCATACTCTTCATCCGTACACGCGCGGTCTGTTTGACTCATTGCCGAAAATGAACAGCAGAAAAGATCGTCTGAAGCCAATTAAAGGGCTGATGCCCGATCCGAGCAAGCGTGCTGTCGGTTGTGCTCTCGCTGAGCGCTGTGACTACGCCGTCCCGCGTTGCTTTTTAGAGCGTCCCGCAATCTTGCGCCGTACTGATGAACATGTTGTGGCCTGTCATTTGTACACCTCGGAAAATATCGTTCAGGGAGGTGTCTTGAAATGA
- a CDS encoding ABC transporter permease has translation MSEVSRSILDENVLGDDFDFSTLPRSSQLRENFLRLCQNKAAVAGLLFLIALTLVAVLADVLFDYQKMCVDLHISQRLQWPSAEHWFGTDEFGRDLLARVVHGSRVSLSIGVIAVAFGLMVGGMLGAVAGFFGGAVDNVIMRFCDVFLAVPMMLMAIVIVAALGASITNLVIALAISSVPIFARIVRSAVLSVRDMEYVEAARAVGVKTGRVLWRYILPNCMGPIIVQTTLRIAATISNTAALSFLGLGVKAPQPEWGALLSSGREFIRDSSYLACIPGICIMLTILALNLLGDGLRDALDPRLK, from the coding sequence CTTCCACGCAGCAGTCAGCTGAGAGAAAACTTCCTGCGTCTGTGTCAGAATAAAGCCGCTGTCGCAGGACTGCTTTTTTTGATTGCTTTGACATTGGTTGCTGTCCTTGCTGACGTCTTGTTCGATTATCAGAAAATGTGCGTTGATCTCCATATTAGCCAACGATTGCAGTGGCCGTCGGCCGAACATTGGTTCGGTACAGACGAATTCGGGCGTGACTTGTTAGCGCGCGTAGTTCATGGCAGCCGTGTGTCACTTTCGATCGGCGTTATCGCCGTGGCGTTTGGGCTTATGGTTGGTGGAATGTTGGGAGCTGTTGCCGGTTTTTTCGGCGGCGCGGTGGATAACGTGATTATGCGTTTCTGTGACGTTTTTCTAGCTGTGCCGATGATGCTTATGGCCATTGTAATTGTAGCCGCCCTTGGTGCTAGTATCACGAATCTTGTGATTGCGCTTGCAATCTCTTCGGTTCCCATTTTCGCACGTATCGTAAGAAGTGCCGTTTTAAGCGTTAGGGACATGGAGTACGTTGAAGCCGCGCGTGCCGTTGGTGTTAAAACTGGTCGCGTGTTGTGGCGCTACATTCTGCCCAACTGTATGGGACCCATTATTGTACAGACGACGCTCAGGATTGCAGCGACGATCTCCAACACTGCTGCGTTGAGTTTTCTCGGCTTAGGAGTCAAAGCGCCTCAGCCGGAGTGGGGTGCTTTGCTTTCAAGCGGTCGTGAATTTATCCGTGACAGTAGCTATCTTGCATGTATTCCGGGTATTTGCATCATGTTGACAATCCTTGCGCTTAACTTGCTGGGTGATGGATTGCGAGACGCTCTTGACCCCCGTTTGAAATAG